A genome region from Dickeya chrysanthemi NCPPB 402 includes the following:
- a CDS encoding SDR family oxidoreductase, with protein sequence MTDSASVFILPPGIKLTNRMGTKDERYKKSVVITGSSSGFGKKSVKDFADKGYQVFATMRAPEGKNATVKAELEAYSDFIHVVDMDVTNDESVKTAIASVLNKAGKIDILINNAGVMYLGITEAFSISQAREQMETNYYGAMRTIQAVLPAMRDAKSGLIINTSSMVGQISAPYFSTYAATKHALEGYLQGLRYEVAPFGIDIAIVQPGPFPTGLSAAGQEPAHKDILDSYGELAKIPSAMFEEFGKFMQSDQAPDPQMVVDTYLALADMPTGKRPTRTAVGLVWGVDEINAAKQPIQDRVLKEMQLDNILGGADA encoded by the coding sequence TTGACAGACAGTGCCTCAGTGTTTATTTTACCACCTGGTATTAAATTAACAAACCGAATGGGAACGAAAGATGAGCGATACAAAAAAAGCGTAGTTATTACAGGAAGCAGCAGTGGATTTGGCAAAAAATCAGTAAAAGATTTTGCAGATAAAGGCTATCAAGTGTTCGCTACCATGCGTGCTCCAGAAGGTAAGAACGCCACAGTTAAGGCCGAATTGGAAGCGTATAGCGATTTCATCCATGTTGTCGATATGGATGTTACCAACGACGAGTCTGTCAAAACCGCCATTGCAAGCGTACTGAATAAAGCGGGAAAAATTGATATTTTGATTAACAATGCAGGTGTAATGTACCTTGGCATTACAGAAGCATTTAGCATTTCCCAAGCTAGAGAGCAGATGGAAACTAACTACTATGGCGCTATGCGTACTATACAGGCTGTTTTGCCTGCTATGCGTGATGCTAAATCTGGTCTAATCATCAACACCTCATCCATGGTTGGCCAAATTTCAGCGCCATATTTCTCTACCTACGCCGCTACCAAACATGCTTTGGAAGGCTACCTCCAAGGCTTACGCTACGAAGTGGCGCCATTCGGCATTGATATCGCTATAGTACAACCAGGCCCGTTCCCTACAGGTCTAAGTGCAGCAGGGCAAGAGCCTGCACACAAAGACATACTGGATAGCTATGGTGAATTGGCAAAAATCCCTTCCGCTATGTTCGAAGAATTCGGTAAATTTATGCAAAGCGATCAAGCACCTGATCCACAAATGGTCGTAGATACTTATTTAGCGCTAGCAGACATGCCTACAGGCAAACGCCCAACACGCACAGCGGTCGGCTTGGTTTGGGGTGTTGATGAAATTAACGCTGCTAAACAACCCATTCAAGACCGTGTTTTGAAAGAAATGCAATTAGACAATATTCTAGGCGGCGCTGACGCGTAA